Sequence from the Paenibacillus tundrae genome:
ATTCATCATGTAGTTCATAGCAAGACCAGGCTCAAAATGATTCAGCCAAGCACTCGTTGCATAGATATCATCACTGTCGATTGATAACAGTTTCGTCCCCGCATTACTTGCCTGCTGTATTAGCTTAATCCACTGATCTTCCCGTTGTGGCAATGTATCTAAACCTGATTTAGTAAGAAATGCAGAACGGGCCGCAAGCACGTAAGTATCAAAATCAAACGGCATTGCCCATTGGTAGCCATTCCATTCAGTCATTTCCCGCAAAGGAATGACAGTTTCTCCAAGTGACTTGGATAACGTAGTCCCATTTAAGGGATACAAGAATCCTCTTTTGGCATAATTCTGAATCTCGGTACCATCTAACAGAATAACATCTCCACTATCTCCAACCGCAAACTCAGATTCAAGCACATTCTCGAATGTGTCCTGCTCCAAATTACGCAACTGTATCTCTACACCAGAGGAATCCGCAACTTGATTAGCAATCGTTTGAAATACAAGAAACTCCTCAGAAGTCATGGAAACAACAATTTCCACAGGTGCATGTTGATCTTCTCCACGGGATGTTTGGTTTGGAAATGTAGTACGATCGGGGTTACCCTCTTCACTTGATTGTGAGCCACCGAAGTCAAAGCTTGGAGAAAGTATAGTTAACGAAAGCAGCAACACTGCAAACAATACGATCTGATGTCTCCGCTTCATTACCTCTCCTCCTCGCTTCCTAATTATTTCCTGCGATGTCCATTGTAACAAATTCATAGGGCTCTTGTCCTAATCTGCCTAAAAACTGTTTTTCTAACTTTTGCATAATTTGAGCATATCGAGTTCTGAACATTATATGATGTTCGGTTTTTTCGCAATAAAAAACCGGCTCTATTGAGCCGGTTATGCTAGAAACATTTTCCGGGAAATAAACCTGCTGTATTCCCATGAATCACAACAAGTCTGCAGCTAATTGAGCAAGCTTGGATCGTTCTCCTTTTTCGAGCATAATGTGTCCACTGATTCCTTCTTGTTTGAATCTCTCTACGATGTATGTTAAACCATTACTTGCAGAATCCAGATAAGGGTGGTCAATCTGCTCAGGGTCGCCCATTAGGATGATTTTACTGCCTTCACCAACCCTTGATACAATCGTCTTCACTTCATGACGGGAAAGATTCTGCGCTTCATCAATGATAATGAATTGTCCTGGGATGGAGCGTCCGCGGATATACGTGAGGGCTTCGACTTGAATACTGCCTAATCCCATTAGGATTTTATCAATATCCCCTGCTTTTTTGGTATCAAACAGAAACTCCAGGTTATCATAGATCGGTTGCATCCACGGGCGTAGCTTCTCTTCTTTCTCGCCAGGTAGATAACCGATATCTTTTCCCATTGGAACTACAGGACGAGCAATCAATAGCTTTTTATATTTATGATCATCTTCCACTTTTAACAAACCTGCCGCAAGTGCCAGTAACGTTTTGCCTGTTCCTGCTTTTCCCGTTATCGTCACAAGAGGGATATCATCATTCAGCAGCAGCTCAAGAGCCATGCGTTGTTGTGCGTTACGTGCACTAATTCCCCACACATTATCATTACTAAGAAAAAGCGGCTCAAGCTTGGTTCCTTCTGTATTTACCTTGAGCAACGCTGATTTATTCGTACCCATCTCATCTTTGAGAATGACAAATTCATTTGGATAGAGTGAATAGGATAGTTGCAATGGTTTGATCGGGAGAAAGCGATAGGTGTAGAACTCATCAATAACGGATGGGTGCACCTTCAAGGCGGTATAACCTGGATACAGTTCACTCAGCCCTGCTGTCCGATCCGATAAGTAATCTTGTGTAACCAAACCAAGTACATCGGCTTTGATCCGAACAAGGACATCTTTACTGACCAGAACGACCTGTCGTTCTACAACCTCTTTTTCATTTTCTTCAATCTGATAATTCACAGCGACAGCCAAAATACGATTATCATTAGATACTTCACCAAACATCTCCTGTACCTTTACGAAACTGCGATGATTCAACTCAACTTTTAGGTTCCCTCCATTGGCAAGAGGCACACCACTATGCAGATGCCCTAACTCACGTAGTCCATCAAGCAACCTTGATACATTGCGGGCATTGCGGCCTATTTCATCGGCATTTCTTTTCTTGGAGTCGATCTCCTCCAGTACAACCGCGGGAATGATTACCTCATGTTCCTCAAAGGCAAATATGGCATTGGGGTCATGCAGAAGCACGTTGGTATCCAATACAAAAATCTTTTTCATTCAATCCCCTCCAAAGCGGCGTCGTTAAAGGCATGGATAAGTGCGATCTTTCAGCAGCGGCATGGACAATCATGCTCCCATACATAAATGTATTCGACTAGGACAAAATAATTGTCAACCATTCTGAAAAACTCTAAGAAAGGATGAACATTTATGAAATTTGGGATATGCGCGCTGCTTCTGATCTTTATACTTACAGGCTGTAACAGTACTTCGCATAACGCTTCGCAGAATGCTTCACAAGATCAGTACAAGATGCATCCAAGAAGTTATGGAGGTAATATTACAACTCAGCAAGATCGGATGAGAGGATCTCATATGCTGGACGCACAAGATGATCTTAGAAACCCTACAGGACTTGAACCAGTTCCTGAAAATACAGGTGAAGTCCATGATACAAACATCGTAGATGATGCACAAACAGGCCGGATGCCTAATGATCAACGAATTCATCACCTCAAAGCACTCGCTAAGCAAGTGGAAGGTGTGGAGGATGCCAATTGTGTCATTCTAGGTAATACTGCTGTAGTTGGTATCGATGTTGATGGCGAGCTTGAGCGTGCACGCGTTGGTACCATTAAATACGCTGTTGCCGAGGCTCTTCGTAAAGACCCTGAGGGTGTAGATTCTATTGTTACGGCAGATGCCGATGTCACTGAACGAATCAAAGAAATTGGTGAGCATATCCGTCAAGGACACCCGATCTCCGGTTTTGCCTCAGAGCTTGCTGATATGGTGGGACGAATCATCCCACAGCTACCAAAAGACGTACAGGTTCGACAAAATCCCGATGAACAAAATGAGCAGCAACCTCAAATGCAACAGCAACAGCAGCAACAACATTCTACAGACAAAAGACAACAAAAAGCCCAGTGATTTCTCACTAGGCTTTTTTCATCGCAGCAAACACCTGCTCATCTAATTTTTCAGCAGCACGCTGATCGTATATTTTGACATATTGAGGCACAGAGGATAGCTGAGCTCCATAAAACAACGCATTTCGCACAGCTTCGATTGAAATGTCGAAACAGCACATATTAAATGGAACATCCTGCAATGGATCTTGGCGTACCGAAGCACGACCGTTAATGGCATACACCATCTCTTCTCCAAATACAGTGACAGTTATCAATGGATTATGGATCATATTCTTCACGAGACGTGAACGATGATCCAGTGCAACACGAAGAGTCGAAGCATTCTCTGCATAAATCCATGAAATCGCAGTAGATGTAGGGCCTCCGAATTCCAAATCAACGGTGTTCAGGAGGACAAATGTCTCATGTTTGAACTGTTGCAAAAGAGATTCAGTTAATTGTGTGACGGCTTCGGACATTCAACCAGCCCCCTAATCTTCTTTAGGCAAGACTTGCTTCACTGCTTAAGTCATTATAGCATACCGCTAAGCTCGCTTCCAATCCCCAAAGAATGAGAGTTATTCTGCTGCTGGAGACGCAGTCACTTTACCGGATAACGTATCCTGCAGAGCTTGCTTTGCATTCGCTAGCTCCGTCTCGTTGATATATACATATGGACTTCTCCACTCACCTGTCACTGGAGTATAGTGTACATCCGATTTAGATATATCCCAATACGTGGAAATGAAATTTTTCATTTGTTCTGATTCCACATCTGTGGTCATATTGTCATCCACTGCACCAATAACCTTACCGATTTTGGTAACACCACCTAGTGACTTCATCTGATCTAACATGGAATTCAACACTTGGTTTTGGCGTTTATTTCGGTCAAAATCGTTGGATTCTTGTGTTTTGGGATCACAATTCGATTTACGGTAACGAACGAAGTCAAGCGCTTCTTTACCATCGAGATGCTGTGGGCCTGCTTTGAGATTAATATCTGTACCATCTGCTTTATCTCGGTAACACATATTTTTATCTACAGTCACATCTACCCCACCAACCGCATTAACGGCATCGCGGAAAGCTTGGAAATTCAAGACGGTTGTATAATTGATGTCCACACCAAGATACTTGCCCATCATTTCTTTCATCTGATCTTCCGCTTTTTTACCGGAGGTTTTCTCCTGTGCCTTAAATCTCGGATAATATGAGTTCAATTTATTCGATTTATATCCATCCAATACAATGCGTGTATCCCGTGGTAGCGACACTATCGTTGCCGTTTTGGTCTCCGGATTCATGGAAGCCACCATCACTACATCGGATAGGTAAGTTCCTGTCTCAGGACGATTATCCGTACCTAAAAGTAGCATCGTAATCGGTTTGGTCTTAGCCGACATCCCTGCAGGTACCGGTTTATCAATACCTGTATCCGCTACTTGGTTGTACACCCAGTAGATATATCCAGCCCCCACCAATATGCCGATGACGAACAAACTGAGTACGATCTTCGCAAATGCTCGCAACCCTTTTTTCTTTTTCTTAGGTTGACCCTTGCCATTCTTCGATCCAGAAGTACTGGATTTCGTCGGTGCCTGTCTCCGTGGAGGTAAGCCGTTCGAATTCATATCTTCAACACCTTTATCACATCTGTTTTTTGTCTAAATAAAAGACAACCGCTTTCCCGAGGGAAAACGGATGGTTTGTACAAGACAACATTTATGAGTTCCGTGCGGAAGCTTCCGCTTTTTTCTTTTGACGACCTTCAATAAAATAGCGCACTCGTACTAACAACATCAAACCAACCGCTACCAGCAAACATTGAATGATGGGAAGCTTATCGATCTGAAAAATAAGAAGCATGAATGTGCCCATCGCCATCAACAGATAGAGGAAAATTTCCTTAACGAGTGGTAACTTCTGACGTACCCGAAACACCTTGTTGTATACGTAAGTTATTAGCACAAAGATGACGATATAGGCTACGATCGGGTGTGATGCGAACCATGCTTGCATGTTAAGGCATCTCCTTTCGTGATCATGCTTGTATAAGTAAATTGGTTGATGAAACAACACTGGAACTTAGAAGTTCATACGAGCATTAGTGGCCGTTCCGGGTTCGGATCGTTCTTTCGATCGCTGTTATCTCCAGATTTTTTGATCCATTTTTGCAATGGGAAATCCGGAGATAAAGGCGAACGCTTTGCTTCTTCAGAATCGATTCCGTTCCCTCCACTACTTATGCTGCATCAACCTAAGTAATAGTTGGAGAACATCAAACGTTAACTTATACATTCTATTTTTTTGTTAGTTAAGATTAAGCGTTATTTTGAGCCATTTTGCGTTGTTTTTCTGCACGCTCACGCTCGGATTTGTTCAGAAGTTTCTTACGAAGACGAATGGATTTCGGCGTGATTTCACAGTATTCGTCATCGTTCAAATATTCAAGCGCCTGTTCCAATGAGAAGATAATCGGCGTTTTAATTTTAACCGTATCATCTTTACCAGCAGAACGAACGTTACTCAGTTGTTTTTCTTTACAGATGTTAACTACGATATCATTGTCACGTGTATGCTCACCAACAATCATACCTTCGTAAATTTCTGTTCCTGGCTCAAGGAAGAGCGTACCACGATCCTCAACACCCATCATTCCGTAGAACGTAGATGTACCCGTTTCAGTTGAGATCAGTACACCTTGGTGACGTCCACCCACTTGACCGGATACCACTGGAGCATAGCTGTC
This genomic interval carries:
- a CDS encoding ABC transporter substrate-binding protein translates to MKRRHQIVLFAVLLLSLTILSPSFDFGGSQSSEEGNPDRTTFPNQTSRGEDQHAPVEIVVSMTSEEFLVFQTIANQVADSSGVEIQLRNLEQDTFENVLESEFAVGDSGDVILLDGTEIQNYAKRGFLYPLNGTTLSKSLGETVIPLREMTEWNGYQWAMPFDFDTYVLAARSAFLTKSGLDTLPQREDQWIKLIQQASNAGTKLLSIDSDDIYATSAWLNHFEPGLAMNYMMNGEQGSLLEGEYQQELQLIEKIQPYLHLDAKNAESSEAFQQNIVPMTVMSLSRLLQENKTIVGDTGSFNQIAVTALLPVKSRSFVITTGSSETDGASRWIEGMTSAAVQLEWFQRAHYLPTKQDQMNVQSGKLASLFGKMDIKALLATNALPSKTEITYVPTGKVQQKIKQFIQGQISAIQYMNSIVEIRGLSK
- a CDS encoding PhoH family protein; the encoded protein is MKKIFVLDTNVLLHDPNAIFAFEEHEVIIPAVVLEEIDSKKRNADEIGRNARNVSRLLDGLRELGHLHSGVPLANGGNLKVELNHRSFVKVQEMFGEVSNDNRILAVAVNYQIEENEKEVVERQVVLVSKDVLVRIKADVLGLVTQDYLSDRTAGLSELYPGYTALKVHPSVIDEFYTYRFLPIKPLQLSYSLYPNEFVILKDEMGTNKSALLKVNTEGTKLEPLFLSNDNVWGISARNAQQRMALELLLNDDIPLVTITGKAGTGKTLLALAAGLLKVEDDHKYKKLLIARPVVPMGKDIGYLPGEKEEKLRPWMQPIYDNLEFLFDTKKAGDIDKILMGLGSIQVEALTYIRGRSIPGQFIIIDEAQNLSRHEVKTIVSRVGEGSKIILMGDPEQIDHPYLDSASNGLTYIVERFKQEGISGHIMLEKGERSKLAQLAADLL
- a CDS encoding YhcN/YlaJ family sporulation lipoprotein produces the protein MKFGICALLLIFILTGCNSTSHNASQNASQDQYKMHPRSYGGNITTQQDRMRGSHMLDAQDDLRNPTGLEPVPENTGEVHDTNIVDDAQTGRMPNDQRIHHLKALAKQVEGVEDANCVILGNTAVVGIDVDGELERARVGTIKYAVAEALRKDPEGVDSIVTADADVTERIKEIGEHIRQGHPISGFASELADMVGRIIPQLPKDVQVRQNPDEQNEQQPQMQQQQQQQHSTDKRQQKAQ
- a CDS encoding pyridoxamine 5'-phosphate oxidase family protein encodes the protein MSEAVTQLTESLLQQFKHETFVLLNTVDLEFGGPTSTAISWIYAENASTLRVALDHRSRLVKNMIHNPLITVTVFGEEMVYAINGRASVRQDPLQDVPFNMCCFDISIEAVRNALFYGAQLSSVPQYVKIYDQRAAEKLDEQVFAAMKKA
- a CDS encoding LCP family protein, which translates into the protein MNSNGLPPRRQAPTKSSTSGSKNGKGQPKKKKKGLRAFAKIVLSLFVIGILVGAGYIYWVYNQVADTGIDKPVPAGMSAKTKPITMLLLGTDNRPETGTYLSDVVMVASMNPETKTATIVSLPRDTRIVLDGYKSNKLNSYYPRFKAQEKTSGKKAEDQMKEMMGKYLGVDINYTTVLNFQAFRDAVNAVGGVDVTVDKNMCYRDKADGTDINLKAGPQHLDGKEALDFVRYRKSNCDPKTQESNDFDRNKRQNQVLNSMLDQMKSLGGVTKIGKVIGAVDDNMTTDVESEQMKNFISTYWDISKSDVHYTPVTGEWRSPYVYINETELANAKQALQDTLSGKVTASPAAE
- a CDS encoding YlaH-like family protein — encoded protein: MQAWFASHPIVAYIVIFVLITYVYNKVFRVRQKLPLVKEIFLYLLMAMGTFMLLIFQIDKLPIIQCLLVAVGLMLLVRVRYFIEGRQKKKAEASARNS